The DNA window TATGACCAGGGGTTTTTGAGGTACCCCCGTCCCATGCGCCTACTCAGACCACCTGGTGTCTACGCACCACTGGAAGACACCGAACTGCTCGCACGGGTGACCCGGGAGGAGCCCCGGACGCGCGGTGCCGACGTACTCGACGTCGGCACCGGCACGGGCGCGCTCGCCCTGGCGGCCGCCGAATGCGGTGCCGCGAGTGTTACGGCGACCGACCTGTCGCGCAGAGCCGTCCTCGCCGCCCGGCTCAATGCCCGGTTGCGAGGACATCCGATCCGTGTCCACCGCGGCGACCTGCTGAGCTCGCTGGCGGGGCGGAGCTTCGATCTGATCCTTTCCAACCCACCGTACGTCGCATCGCCCGGTGACGTTCCGGTGAAGAGCGCCGACCTGGCCTGGTGGGCCGGTGCGGACGGCCGGGCCGTGCTGGACCGGCTGTGCGCACAGGCGCCGCCCCTCCTCAGGGAGGGCGGCGTGATCCTTCTGGTGCAGTCGGCGCTGTCGGGGGTAGAGGCCACCGTGGACGCCCTGACCGCCCAGGGGCTGCGGGCCGAGCCCGTCGCCCGCGAGACGGTGCCCTACGGCCCCGTGATGCGGCGGCACGCGGCCTGGCTGGAGGCCCGGGGCCTGGTGGACCCGGGTGAGACGAAAGAGGAGCTGGTGGTCATCCGTGCCCGGAGAGACTGAGAGTGCCCGAACGGCGGAGGGTACCCGAACGGCGGACGTACGCCCTGCCCGGCGGGTCGTCGTCGACCCCGAGGGGCCGGTGCTTGTCGAGGGTCCGGTCGAGATCACGCTGGCGGACGGCACGACCGTCCGCTCGGACCGGTTCATGGTGGCCGTCTGCACGTGTCGGCGCAGCCGCCGCTACCCCTGGTGCGACACGAGCCACCGCCGCAGAACGGTTGCACGGCCCGCGCCGGGGTACCCGGCGGATTCCGGCGAACGGACCGTCAGATCGCGATCGGGAGGGACGATGACGACCGCACGGCAGATCATGTCCAAGGGCACGGAGTGCGTGGGTGAGCAGGAGACCCTCGCGGACGCCGCACGGATGATGACGCGGCTCGGCGTGGGCGCCCTGCCGGTCTGCGGCACCGACGAGAGGCTCATGGGCATGCTGACCGACCGCGACATCGTGGTGAAGGCGCTCGGCGCCGGCAAGGACCCGAACAGCACCCGTGCCGCCGAACTCGCCCAGGGCGAAGTGGTGTGCGCACAGGCCGACGACAGTGTCGAGCAGGTGCTCGGCACGATGACGCGGCACAAGGTGCGCAGGCTGCCGGTGATCGACGACCACAAGCTGGTCGGCATGATCGCCCAGGCCGACGTCGCCAGGGCGCTGCCCGAACCCCAGGTCGGTGAGCTCCTGGAGGCGCTGTCCACCGAATGACCACGGGCGGCACACTTGGCGACATTCTGGTGGGGACCTGCTCGTGGACCGGCCCCCGTCGGATACCAGCCGCTGGTTTCCAGCGGCTGGTATCCGACGGGGGCCCGCGGAGCCGAGGGGCGGCTGCGGCACTACGCCTCCCGGTTCCCCGTGGTGGAGGCGGACAGCACGGTCTACGCGCTGCCCTCCGAGCGCGTCAGCGCCCTGTGGGCCGAACGCACCCCGGAGGGCTTCGTCTTCGACGTGAAGGCGTTCGCGCTCCTCACCGGGCACGGGGCCCGGGTGGGCGCGCTTCCGGCCGATCTGCGGCCACCGGGCCTCCACCCGGGGGCTTGGGTACGCAAGTCCCAGCTGTCCGCGGACGCGGTGACGGAACTGTGGCAGCGGTTCACGGCCGGCGTCGCGCCTCTGCGCGGCGCCGGCCGGCTGGGCACCGTGCTGTTCCAGTTCTCTCCCTGGTTCCGTCCCGGCGCCCGTGCGCGGGAGTACATCGAGGAGTGCCAGGAGCGCGCCGGAACGCCGATCGCGGTGGAGTTCCGGCATCCGGGCTGGCTCACCCCGGACCGTGTCGCCGAGACGGCGGGCTTCCTGCGGGAGCGGCAGATACCGCTGGTGGCCGTCGACACGCTCCAGGGACTGCCCGATTCGGTGCCGCCCGTCGCGGAGGTGACGGCGCCCGGGCTCGCCGTCGTACGGTTCCACGGACGCAACCCGCAGTGGGGCACCGGCAGCAAGGAGGACCGCTTCCGGCACCACTACACGAGGACCGCTTCCGGCACCACTACACCCGGGACGAACTGAAGGGCTGGGTGCCGCGCGTCCGCGCGCTCGCGGAACGCTCGGAACAGGTGCACGTGTTGTTCAACAACTGCTGTGCGCAGGCGTCGGTGCAGGCGGCCGGGACGATGTCCCAGTTGCTGGCCGGCCGGCCGGACGGGCACGACGACGGTGATCGGGTGCGGGAAGCCCTTCCAGATTCCTGAAACGCGTTCTAGTGTGTGCGCGCCGTCGTAGGGATCGCGACACCCTGGAGGGGCCGTGCACCTCGCATACACGCCTGAGCAGACGCGATTGCGCGCCGAACTGCGTGCGTACTTCGCCGAGCTGGTACCCGGTAACGCGTACGCCCGTTACGCCGAACCGGCGGCGCAGAAGCGCTTCTACCGCGCCACCGTCCGCCGCCTCGGCGCGGACGGCTGGCTGGGCGTCGGATGGCCCGAGGAGTACGGCGGACGAGGGCTCTCCCCCATGGAGCAGTTCATCTTCTTCGACGAGGCCGCTCAGGCCGGTGTGCCGCTGCCGCTGATGGCGCTCAACACCGTCGGGCCGACCATCATGCAGTTCGGTACGGACGAACAGAAGGCGTACTTCCTCCCCAAGATCCTGGCCGGTGAGATCGACTTCGCGATCGGCTACAGCGAGCCCGACGCCGGCACCGACCTCGCCGCCCTGAAGACCCGTGCCGTGCGGGAAGGCGACACGTACGTCGTCAACGGGCAGAAGATCTGGACCACCAACGGGGACACCGCCGACTGGGTCTGGCTCGCCGTCCGCACCGACCCCGACGCGCCGCCCCACAAGGGCATCACCATGCTGCTCGTCCCGACGAGCGACCCCGGCTACTCCTGCACTCTCATCAACACCCTCGCCTCGCACGACACCACCGCCAGCTACTACGAGAACATCCGCGTTCCCGTGTCCCGTCGCGTCGGTGACGAGAACAAGGGGTGGCGGCTCATCACCAACCAGCTCAACCACGAGCGCGTCACCCTCGCCGCGCACGGCACCATGGCCATCCGCGCGCTGCGCAACGTCCAGCGCTGGGCCGCCGGCACGAAGCTCGCAGACGGGCGCCGCGTCATCGATCTCGGCTGGGTGCGCGGTCGCCTCGCGAGGACCCACGCCAGGCTCGACGCGATGAAGCTCCTCAACTGGCAGATGGTGTCCGCCCTCCAAAACTCCACGCTCACCCCCCAGGACGCCTCCGCCGTGAAGGTCTACGGCTCCGAGACGCGCCGCGACGCCTACGCCTGGCTGATGGAAGTCGTCGGCGCGGCAGGCCCGTTGAAGGAGGGGTCGGCGGGCGCCGTCCTGCACGGCGAACTGGAACGCGGCTACCGCAGCGCCGTCATCTTCACCTTCGGCGGCGGGAACAACGAGATCCAGCGCGAGATCATCTCCTGGATCGGCCTGGGCATGCCGCGCGTACGCCGCTGACGGCATGTGACGAGTCCCGCCGTGCTTCTGCCCGGCGTTCCTTCGGGCGAAGGGTTTCGGAAAACCGGTTGCCCGCACGCACCGGCGCCGGCGTTGGCGTCGGCGTCGGCGTCGGTGCGTGCGCCGGGTCACCCGGCCAGGGAGTCGAGGGTGGCCCGCACGTCCGTGGCGCGAGGCTGGTTGTGGGGCAGCTTGGCCAGGACGCGGGCCATGCCGCAGGTGTCGGTGAGCGCGGAGAAGACCAGCCCTCCGGCGACGCCTGCGGACAGCGCGCGTGCGGCCGGCCGGCGCTTACCGATGAGCAGTCCTGCCAGGACCAGGGCTCCTGCGGTGAAGCGGACCTGACGTTCCATCGCCCAGGTCGTGCGGGCGCCGTCGGGGCGGTGGACGTCGTGGCCGAGCCGCGCCCAGGCGGTGGTGCCGCCGGTGAGGGTGGCGGCCGCGATGCCGTGTTCGGCGAGCACCGCGCAGGCTTGGGCGGAGCGGGCGCCGGAGGCGCACACCACGAGGAGATCGCCCCGGGCGGCCACCTTCCTGAGCGTGGGCAGGGCGGCGTCGAGGTGGTCGAGGGGGAGGTTGTGGGCGCCGGGCAGATGGCCGGAGGCGTACTCGCCGGGCGTGCGCACGTCGATGACGGTCAGCTCGTGCAGCCTGGCGCGGGCCCGGTCGGGGGCGATGGCAGTGGTGCTCACTGGAGATTCCTCTTCATTTCGGGATGCGCCCCCCGGGGTAGGATACCCGCAGGGGTATATCGAAGGAGTAACTGTGGAACTGGCGATGGCGGCCGAGGAACTCAAGACGGTGGTCAACAGGCTGCGCCGGGCGCAGGGCCAGATCGCCGGAGTGATCAAAATGATCGAGGAGGGCCGGGACTGCGAGGACGTGGTCACGCAGCTCGCCGCGGCCTCCCGTGCCCTGGACAAGGCGGGTTTCGCGATCATCGCCACCGGTCTCCAGCACTGTCTGACCGACGCGGACATGGCCGCCAGTGGCGATCGCGAGCAGATGCGGGCTCGCCTGGAGAAGCTTTTCCTGTCCCTGGCATAGACCCGACTCACCGGCGTAGACCCGCCTCACCGGCGTAGACCCAACCCACTGGCGTGGACCCGACCCGCCGGAGCGCGGCGGGGTCACGCCATCGTGTCGATGAGCATGAAGGCCGCCACACCCAGCAGCATCGCCGCGAAGGCGCGCCGCAGAAGAGGGCCCGAGACCTTGGATGCCAGGCGCTTCCCGTCCCAGGCACCCAGAATCGCGGCCCCGGCGAACGGTGCGATCACCGCCCAGTCCAGGCCCGCGGTAGTGGCGCCGCGAGTGGCCAGGGAGGCGAGCGAGTTGGCGGAGATGACCAGCAGGCTGGTGCCGACCGCGACCTGCATCTCGAAGGCCAGCACAGTGACCAGGGCCGGTACGACGAGAAATCCACCGCCCACACCCAGCAGCCCGGTCAGCGCGCCCAGCCCCGCACCGGTCCGGGCCGCCCTGGCCGGCCGCCGGGCATCGGCTCCTCCGCCGACCGCCGCCCGGGCGGGGCGCAGCATCATGACGGCGGCCAGCCCGGCCACTCCGGCGAACGCGACGGTCAGCACCGGTTGGGGCAGCCGGGAGGCCGCAGCCCCGGCCGCCGCCGCGGGCAGGGCTCCGGCCGCCGCGAACAGTGCCCCCGCCTTCCACCGCACATGGCCGCTGCGGGCGTGACCGTACAGGGCCGTCAGCGAGGTGGCTGTGATGATCAGGAGGCTGGCGGTGGTCGCGGCCGCCGGGGTGAAGCCGAGCAGGTAGATCAAGACAGGGACCGCGAGGACGCTCCCACCACCGCCCAGCGCGCCCAGCGCCAGACCGACCAGGGCCCCCGCCGTGAGCGCCAGGACGAGGAGGCTCACGCTATGAGACCTTCATCGCCGTCGTCCTCGGCCACGGGCGCGGCGACGGGCAGCCCGGCGTCGCTCGCGGAGTCGAAGCCGTCGTCGACGGCGACGACGGTCCGGTCGGCGGCGTCCAGGAGCGAGGCGGCGATCGCCGCGCGCATGCCGCCCGCGCAGTGCACCCAGACCTCGCCGGGAGGTACCTCGCCGAGGCGGCCGTGCAGCTCGTGTATGGGAATGTGCACGGAACCGTCGATGTACCCACCGGAGCGCTCCGAGTCGCGGCGGACGTCCAGCACCACCGTGTCCTTCCCGCGTGCGCGGGCGGCGCCCAGATCGGCGAAGGTGGCGCGCCGGAAAGACCGCAGTTCCTCCCCTCCGGCCACCCAGTCCTGCGGATCTCCGGTGGCCGCAGCGGCCGGGCGGTCGATGCCGACCCGGGCCAGTTCCCGCTGTGCGTCAGCGACCTGTCCCTGCGTGTCACTCAGAAGTGTGACGGGTTTGCCCCACGGGATCAGCCACGCCAGGTAGGTGGCCGGCTTGCCCTCGCCCTCGAAGTTGAACGCCCCCGCGACGTGCCCCTCGGCGAACGCCACGCGGCTGCGCAGGTCCACCACCCATTCCCCGGCCGCCAGGCGCTGAGCGATCTGAGCGGCGTCCGCCTGACGCGGCGGGGTGAGATCCACGGGGGCGGGACCGGCGGCATTGGCCGGGCCCATGTGCGCGTAGTAGGCCGGTACGTCGTCCAGACCGGCCAGCACCTCGGCGACGAACGTGTCCACGTCGCGGGTCAGCGCCTCGTTGTTCCGCCGTTCGGCGCCGATCGTGCTGGCCTCCCCGCCGGCCTGGGACGAGGAGCAGAAACTGCCGAAGCCGTGAGTGGGCAGCACGGCCACCTCGTCGTCGAGCTCGGCGGCCAGACGGTGGGCCGAGGCGTGCTGGGCGCGGGCCAGCCCCCCGGTCAGCCGGGGCTCCACCAGATCGGGCCGTCCGACCGTGCCGATGAGCAGGGAGCCGCCGGTGAAGGCCGCCACCCCCCGGCCGTCCTCTTCCAGGACGTAGGACATGTGATGCGGGGTGTGGCCAGGGGTTGCCAGCGCCCGCAGCGTCAGGCCCTGGTCGACCGCGACGCTGTCCCCGTCGGCGACCGGCTTACGGGCGAAGGACACGGCAGCGCCGGCCGGGACCAGATAGCGGGCCCCGCTCACGCGGGCCAGTTCCAGTCCGCCGCTGATGTAGTCGTTGTGGAGGTGGGTCTCCACCACGTACGCGATCCGCACGCCCCGTCGGGCCGCGGCCGCGATCACCTGATCGATGTCCCGCGGCGGATCGACCACGACCGCGCTGCCGGACCCGCCGGTCAGATAACTGCGGTTGCCCAGGCCTTCCAGCTTCAAGGTCTCGACGAAGAACACGACTGTGGCTCCTTCCGAAATTTACCCCCCGGGGTATCTGACCTCCACCCTAGCAGGGATACCCGGGGGGGTATCCTCTCGGCCATTTGGCTCCGGTATATGACTGCTTCCACCGCTGCGGGTACCCGGTTGCGCACGGATTGCCCGTCGAGGGGGACCTATGGATGCGGAGCGGGGCCGTGCGGCCTCTCGTCACGTTCTGTCCGGGTGTCCCACCGTGCGTTGAGGGGCGCGCACCTCGCTCGAAACCAGCGAACGACCGTACGCACAAGTCGGAGGAACGCATGCGCAGGGCAAGCGGCACGACCGCTCCACGCCGGCAGACGAAGAGCTCGCCGCTCTGGACGCCCACTGGAGGGCCGCCAACTACCTGTCCGCCGGGCAGATCTATCTCATGGGCAATCCGCTGCTCACCCAGCCGTTGGCACCCGAGCACATCAAGCCGCGCCTTCTGGGGCACTGGGGGACGTCCCCCGGCCTCAACCTCGTGCACACGCACATGAACCGGGTCGTCAAGCAGCGGGACATCTCCGCGCTCTGCGTCTGGGGCCCGGGCCACGGCGGCCCCGCCGTGCTGGCCAACGCCTGGCTGGAGGGCAGTTACAGCGAAACCTACCTCGACGTCAGCCGGGACGAAGCCGGTATGGAGCGGCTGTTCCGGCAGTTTTCCTTCCCCGGAGGGGTCCCCAGCCACGGCGCACCCGAGACCCCCGGTTCCATCCACGAGGGCGGCGAACTGGGCTACGCGCTGTCCCACGCCTACGGCGCCGCACTCGACAACCCCGAACTGCTGGTCACCTGCGTCATCGGTGACGGCGAGGCCGAGACCGGGCCGCTCGCCGCGTCGTGGCACTCCAACAAATTCCTCGACCCCGTGCACGACGGCGCCGTACTGCCGGTCCTGCACCTCAACGGCTACAAGATCGCAAACCCGACCGTGCTCGCCCGCCTCCCCGAGGCGGAACTCGACGAGCTGCTGCGCGGATACGGACACGAGCCCCTGCACGTCACCGGCGACGACCCCCGCCACGTGCACCGTGCCATGGCGGCCGCCATGGACACCGCCGTCGACAGCATCGCCAGGATCCAGCAGGACGCACGCACCGGCGGCTCGACCGAGCGCCCGCGCTGGCCCGTGATCGTCCTGCGGACGCCGAAGGGCTGGACCGGCCCCGCCGAGGTCGACGGACTGCCGGTCGAAGGCACCTGGCGCGCGCACCAGGTCCCGCTCGCGGGAGTGCGTGACAACCCCGCCCACCTCGCGCAGCTGGAGGCATGGCTGCGCTCGTACCACCCCGAGGAACTCTTCGACGAGCACGGCCGGCCCCGGCCCGAGGTCCTGGCCTGCGTACCGGAAGCGACCGCCGGCTCGGCGCGACCCCGCACGCCAACGGCGGCCTGCTCCTGCGGGAGCTGCCCGTCGCACCGCTCGAACGGTTAGCCGTACCCGTCGACAAGCCGGGCGCCACACAGCACGAGCCCACCCGGATCCTCGGCGATCTGCTGGAAAGTGTCATGGCGGCCACAGCCGACCGCCGGGACTTTCGCCTCGTCGGACCGGACGAAACAGCGTCGAACCGCCTCCAGGCGGTGTACGAAGCGAGCGGCAAGGCATTGCAGGCCGGGACGCTGGACATCGACGAGCACCCGGACCGGCACGGCCGCGTGATGGAGATCCTCTCCGAGCACACCTGCCAGGGATGGCTGGAGGGCTACCTCCTCACCGGCCGCCACGGGCTGTTCTCCTGCTACGAGGCCTTCGTCCACATCGTCGACTCGATGGTCAACCAGCACATCAAGTGGCTCAGGACGTCCCGGGCACTGCCCTGGCGCGCCCCCGTCGCCTCCCTCAACTACCTGCTGACCTCCCACGTCTGGCGCCAGGACCACAACGGCTTCTCGCACCAGGACCCGGGCTTCGTCGACCACGTCCTCAACAAGAGCCCCGAAGTCGTCCGCGTCTACCTGCCGCCGGACGCCAACACCCTGCTGTCGGTCGCCGACCACGCACTGCGCAGCCGCGACTACGTCAACGTGATCATCGCCGGCAAGCAGCCCTGCTTCGACTGGCTGTCGCTGGAGGAGGCCCGGCTCCACTGCGCGCGCGGCGCCGGCGTCTGGGAATGGGCGGGCACCGAAACCGCGGGCCGTGAGCCGGACGTGGTACTGGCATGCGCGGGCGACGTCCCCACTCAGGAGGTACTCGCGGCGGCCGGCCTGCTGCGCCGCCAGCTGCCCGACCTTGCCGTACGCGTCGTCAACGTCGTCGACCTGGCCCGCCTCATGCCCCACGAGGAGCACCCGCACGGCATGGCCGACCCGGAGTACGACGCGCTGTTCACCACCGACAAACCGGTGATCTTCGCGTACCACGGCTACCCCTGGCTGATCCACCGGCTCGCCTACCGCCGCACCGGTCACGCTCACCTGCATGTACGCGGCTACAAGGAGATGGGCACCACCACCACGCCCTTCGACATGGTCGTGCGCAACGACCTCGACCGCTACCGCCTCGTCATGGACGTCATCGACCGCAGCCCGGGACTCGGCGTGCGCGCGGTGGGCGTACGGCAGGCCATGGCGGACGCCCGTACACGCCACCACGCCTGGATCCGCGAGCACGGGACAGACATGCCGGAGATCGCCGACTGGACCTGGGACGGGTGAACCGCGTCCTGGCGGTCGTGTCCCGCACGGGCACGCGGCACAGCTCGGCAGCATGAGCGAGGAGCCCCGACACCCCCCGTCCGGGGGGTGTCGGCCGACCGAGCAGGAAGTACGGGCGCGCTTCAGGTTGCGGCGCCTTGGCCCGGCGAGACCCTGGAAGTGCCCGCACGGGCGGCGCGGACCGGGCCGACAGGCCCTTCGGGGGGACCGACCGGCCCACGCGCCCGCCCCTTTCGCGCGCCACGCTGGGGAGCGACGCAGCTGACAGGGAGAGGTGCGACGACATGAAGGCTCTTGTATTCCAAGGCCCGGGAAAGACGTCCTGGCAGGAGGTTCCGGATCCGGGCATCAAGGATGCCTCCGACGCCGTCGTGCGCGTCGACTCCGTGACCATCTGCGGCACCGACCTGCACATCATCAAAGGCGATGTGCCGGAGGTCGCGCCGGGCACGGTGCTGGGGCACGAGGCCGTGGGCGAAGTCGTCGAGGTCGGCAGCGAGGTCCGTACCGTGCGACCGGGCGACCGCGTCCTCGTCTCGTGCATCTCGGCGTGCGGACGCTGCCGCTTCTGCCGCGAGAACCACTACGGCCAGTGTCGCGAAGGCGGCGGCTGGGTGCTGGGCCACCTCATCGACGGGACGCAGGCCGAATTCGTCCGCGTGCCCTTCGCCGACCTGTCGGTGCACCCTCTGCCCGGCTCCGTCGAAAGTGACGACGCGGTCCTGCTGGCCGACATCTTCCCCACCGCGTACGAGGTGGGCGTCCTCAACGGGAGGGTGAGCCCCGGTGACACCGTCGTGGTGGTCGGCGCCGGGCCGATCGGCCTCGCCACTGTCGCCGCCGCCCGGCTCTACACACCCGGGAAGATCATCGCCGTCGATCTTGCCGAGTCCCGGCTGGCCGCCGCACGTTCCGTCGGCGCCGACGCCACAGTCGGAGCGGGAGAGGAACCGGAAGAGCTGGTCAGCGATCTCACCGACGGACTCGGAGCGGATGTCGTCGTCGAAGCCGTCGGCGTGCCCGAGGCATTCGAGACGTGCACCCGCATGGTGCGCCCGGGTGGCAGGGTCGCCAACGTCGGCGTCCACGGCAAGCCCGCCTCCCTCCATCTCGAAGACCTGTGGATCAAGGACGTGACCATCACGACCGGGCTGGTGGACACGTACTCGACACCGCTGCTGCTGCGCATGATGGCGGCCGGCCGCCTGCCCTCCGCCGAACTGGTAACCCACCACTTCAAACTGGAGCAGATGGAGGAGGCGTACGACGTCTTCTCGCGGGCCGCGGACACCGGCGCGCTCAAGGTCGTACTGGGCGGTCCCCGGCACGACGTCGTCACGCTGCCCGCTTGACCGTCGCGACAGCCACCACAGCATCGCCGCCGCCGAATGGGCGGGCCGGGGTCCCAACGCGTAATCCGGCTGCCTTCGGCGGTTGAACAAGGCGGCGCCGCACCCCAGGTGCAGTCCCCGGGTTATGGACCACTCCGGGTCGCCGGCGTCGCCGCCGCCTCACGCGCGCGGCACGGTGCCCGGTTCGGTCCCGCCCATGTCCAGCCGGAACGGCGGGTAGTCATCCGTCATGAGGCCCGCGTACGCCGAGACCCGCAGGACCCAGCGGTTGAGTCCCATGATCAGGTCGTACAGGTCTCTCGGGTACTTCGTGGTGAAGGCGAGGATGACGGCGGCGATGAGGGCCAGTACGCAGATGAGTCCGGCGGACCACCAGCCGCCCTGGGCGCCGCCCATGAAGAAGCCGATCACGATGTAGTGCGGGATGGCGAAGAGCCACCATTTGACC is part of the Streptomyces agglomeratus genome and encodes:
- a CDS encoding HemK2/MTQ2 family protein methyltransferase, encoding MRLLRPPGVYAPLEDTELLARVTREEPRTRGADVLDVGTGTGALALAAAECGAASVTATDLSRRAVLAARLNARLRGHPIRVHRGDLLSSLAGRSFDLILSNPPYVASPGDVPVKSADLAWWAGADGRAVLDRLCAQAPPLLREGGVILLVQSALSGVEATVDALTAQGLRAEPVARETVPYGPVMRRHAAWLEARGLVDPGETKEELVVIRARRD
- a CDS encoding CBS domain-containing protein — protein: MTTARQIMSKGTECVGEQETLADAARMMTRLGVGALPVCGTDERLMGMLTDRDIVVKALGAGKDPNSTRAAELAQGEVVCAQADDSVEQVLGTMTRHKVRRLPVIDDHKLVGMIAQADVARALPEPQVGELLEALSTE
- a CDS encoding DUF72 domain-containing protein → MATFWWGPARGPAPVGYQPLVSSGWYPTGARGAEGRLRHYASRFPVVEADSTVYALPSERVSALWAERTPEGFVFDVKAFALLTGHGARVGALPADLRPPGLHPGAWVRKSQLSADAVTELWQRFTAGVAPLRGAGRLGTVLFQFSPWFRPGARAREYIEECQERAGTPIAVEFRHPGWLTPDRVAETAGFLRERQIPLVAVDTLQGLPDSVPPVAEVTAPGLAVVRFHGRNPQWGTGSKEDRFRHHYTRTASGTTTPGTN
- a CDS encoding DUF72 domain-containing protein, with the translated sequence MGHRQQGGPLPAPLHEDRFRHHYTRDELKGWVPRVRALAERSEQVHVLFNNCCAQASVQAAGTMSQLLAGRPDGHDDGDRVREALPDS
- a CDS encoding acyl-CoA dehydrogenase family protein translates to MHLAYTPEQTRLRAELRAYFAELVPGNAYARYAEPAAQKRFYRATVRRLGADGWLGVGWPEEYGGRGLSPMEQFIFFDEAAQAGVPLPLMALNTVGPTIMQFGTDEQKAYFLPKILAGEIDFAIGYSEPDAGTDLAALKTRAVREGDTYVVNGQKIWTTNGDTADWVWLAVRTDPDAPPHKGITMLLVPTSDPGYSCTLINTLASHDTTASYYENIRVPVSRRVGDENKGWRLITNQLNHERVTLAAHGTMAIRALRNVQRWAAGTKLADGRRVIDLGWVRGRLARTHARLDAMKLLNWQMVSALQNSTLTPQDASAVKVYGSETRRDAYAWLMEVVGAAGPLKEGSAGAVLHGELERGYRSAVIFTFGGGNNEIQREIISWIGLGMPRVRR
- a CDS encoding rhodanese-like domain-containing protein, which translates into the protein MSTTAIAPDRARARLHELTVIDVRTPGEYASGHLPGAHNLPLDHLDAALPTLRKVAARGDLLVVCASGARSAQACAVLAEHGIAAATLTGGTTAWARLGHDVHRPDGARTTWAMERQVRFTAGALVLAGLLIGKRRPAARALSAGVAGGLVFSALTDTCGMARVLAKLPHNQPRATDVRATLDSLAG
- a CDS encoding metal-sensitive transcriptional regulator, with amino-acid sequence MELAMAAEELKTVVNRLRRAQGQIAGVIKMIEEGRDCEDVVTQLAAASRALDKAGFAIIATGLQHCLTDADMAASGDREQMRARLEKLFLSLA
- a CDS encoding sulfite exporter TauE/SafE family protein, yielding MSLLVLALTAGALVGLALGALGGGGSVLAVPVLIYLLGFTPAAATTASLLIITATSLTALYGHARSGHVRWKAGALFAAAGALPAAAAGAAASRLPQPVLTVAFAGVAGLAAVMMLRPARAAVGGGADARRPARAARTGAGLGALTGLLGVGGGFLVVPALVTVLAFEMQVAVGTSLLVISANSLASLATRGATTAGLDWAVIAPFAGAAILGAWDGKRLASKVSGPLLRRAFAAMLLGVAAFMLIDTMA
- a CDS encoding MBL fold metallo-hydrolase, yielding MFFVETLKLEGLGNRSYLTGGSGSAVVVDPPRDIDQVIAAAARRGVRIAYVVETHLHNDYISGGLELARVSGARYLVPAGAAVSFARKPVADGDSVAVDQGLTLRALATPGHTPHHMSYVLEEDGRGVAAFTGGSLLIGTVGRPDLVEPRLTGGLARAQHASAHRLAAELDDEVAVLPTHGFGSFCSSSQAGGEASTIGAERRNNEALTRDVDTFVAEVLAGLDDVPAYYAHMGPANAAGPAPVDLTPPRQADAAQIAQRLAAGEWVVDLRSRVAFAEGHVAGAFNFEGEGKPATYLAWLIPWGKPVTLLSDTQGQVADAQRELARVGIDRPAAAATGDPQDWVAGGEELRSFRRATFADLGAARARGKDTVVLDVRRDSERSGGYIDGSVHIPIHELHGRLGEVPPGEVWVHCAGGMRAAIAASLLDAADRTVVAVDDGFDSASDAGLPVAAPVAEDDGDEGLIA
- a CDS encoding zinc-dependent alcohol dehydrogenase family protein; its protein translation is MKALVFQGPGKTSWQEVPDPGIKDASDAVVRVDSVTICGTDLHIIKGDVPEVAPGTVLGHEAVGEVVEVGSEVRTVRPGDRVLVSCISACGRCRFCRENHYGQCREGGGWVLGHLIDGTQAEFVRVPFADLSVHPLPGSVESDDAVLLADIFPTAYEVGVLNGRVSPGDTVVVVGAGPIGLATVAAARLYTPGKIIAVDLAESRLAAARSVGADATVGAGEEPEELVSDLTDGLGADVVVEAVGVPEAFETCTRMVRPGGRVANVGVHGKPASLHLEDLWIKDVTITTGLVDTYSTPLLLRMMAAGRLPSAELVTHHFKLEQMEEAYDVFSRAADTGALKVVLGGPRHDVVTLPA